A portion of the Calothrix sp. 336/3 genome contains these proteins:
- a CDS encoding clan AA aspartic protease, with product MINGSVVGLQAQIGVIFCLPGSPSLEIKCVIDTGFEGFLTLPAAAVTTLGLSYVTRINANLADNSNVATDVYLATILWNNTERDVPVLAMGRRPLVGTALLKDYHLGVDFRDGGIVSIEDIS from the coding sequence GTGATAAATGGAAGTGTTGTTGGACTTCAAGCTCAAATCGGTGTAATTTTTTGCCTCCCAGGAAGTCCAAGTTTAGAAATTAAGTGTGTCATTGATACGGGATTTGAAGGTTTTTTAACCTTACCTGCGGCTGCGGTGACAACACTTGGTTTGAGCTATGTTACCAGAATCAACGCCAATCTTGCTGATAATTCCAACGTTGCGACTGATGTATATTTAGCAACTATTTTATGGAATAATACGGAACGTGATGTACCAGTTTTAGCCATGGGTCGCCGTCCATTAGTTGGAACAGCACTACTTAAAGACTATCATCTTGGTGTTGATTTTCGTGATGGTGGCATTGTTAGCATCGAAGACATTTCTTAA
- a CDS encoding DUF1963 domain-containing protein gives MVERTDGEIDVPADVPSESPTENHPLSPEIAPPAPQPSPPSLLRPPTIELLNQAISGQRPLPAIARTDLSHGKYPLGFTLRENQSCSLHIPLLRSLVCLEIVATFHRSTTSCLTFRFCVQETVTYSFDFYPHTAQLAVGQLFHLVLVLTSQQTMSVYVNNQLLPDTPQHTLSEPLDELVLGYDASAVELQMLRVFEPQRTEAPDPAINRAIALPPPVPTTVSAPDTSPETMDAPPFLRDLPAQFEPLRSLLAANLVPYIKIQAGTEVGSLDWLNGGTGDPLTVWQSKIGGNPYFPKDREYPTESDTGKAMPLLLQINCADVPPIAGFDFPQQGMLQFYLGFEPAEASGTSGKYRVLYFPELSTDVQDLITDFSFLEIDNTIQELYPEVYSITFAVSHDLFGESRPVEAMDLPEELQELGAVFDEWLGDYLHETETRIRGSKLGGYVDLHSDTDEIAESANGRLLLELVHPSCCDDSFLFFIPDDQLRDRDFSQVEFYFVCD, from the coding sequence CTCAATCAGGCTATTTCTGGGCAGCGCCCACTCCCAGCGATCGCCAGAACCGATCTCAGCCACGGCAAATATCCCCTTGGTTTCACGCTGCGCGAAAATCAGTCTTGCTCGTTGCACATTCCCCTGCTGCGATCGCTCGTTTGTCTAGAAATCGTAGCCACCTTTCATCGCTCAACGACTAGCTGCTTGACGTTCCGGTTCTGTGTTCAAGAAACAGTAACCTATAGTTTCGATTTTTATCCGCACACCGCCCAACTCGCTGTGGGTCAACTGTTTCACCTGGTGTTGGTGCTGACTTCGCAACAAACCATGAGCGTGTATGTGAACAACCAACTGCTCCCTGACACTCCCCAACACACCCTATCAGAGCCATTGGACGAGTTGGTGCTAGGGTATGACGCATCCGCAGTGGAGTTGCAAATGCTAAGGGTGTTTGAACCACAAAGAACTGAAGCTCCTGATCCAGCTATCAATCGGGCGATCGCCTTACCGCCACCTGTCCCAACGACTGTCTCAGCCCCGGATACTTCACCAGAAACGATGGATGCTCCTCCCTTTCTGCGGGATTTGCCAGCCCAGTTTGAGCCATTGCGATCGCTCCTAGCAGCCAATCTGGTTCCCTACATCAAAATTCAGGCTGGGACAGAAGTGGGCAGCCTCGATTGGCTCAACGGCGGCACTGGCGACCCGCTCACCGTCTGGCAAAGTAAGATTGGTGGCAATCCCTATTTCCCCAAAGATCGGGAGTATCCCACCGAGTCGGATACGGGTAAAGCCATGCCACTGCTGCTGCAAATCAATTGTGCAGATGTCCCACCGATTGCCGGATTTGATTTTCCTCAACAGGGTATGCTGCAATTTTATCTGGGGTTTGAACCGGCTGAAGCCAGTGGTACATCGGGGAAATATCGAGTTCTCTATTTTCCAGAACTATCGACTGATGTCCAAGACTTAATCACAGATTTCAGTTTCCTCGAAATAGACAACACCATCCAGGAGCTTTACCCGGAGGTGTACTCTATCACATTTGCCGTCAGTCATGACTTATTTGGGGAATCGCGACCTGTTGAAGCGATGGATCTGCCTGAAGAACTGCAAGAACTGGGGGCAGTATTCGACGAATGGTTGGGGGATTATCTGCATGAAACCGAAACCCGGATCAGAGGGTCAAAACTGGGGGGGTATGTGGACTTGCATTCCGATACGGATGAAATTGCTGAATCCGCCAATGGCAGATTACTGCTGGAACTGGTGCATCCGTCTTGCTGCGACGATTCTTTTCTGTTTTTCATCCCCGACGATCAACTGCGCGATCGCGATTTTAGCCAAGTCGAGTTTTATTTCGTGTGTGATTAA